The following proteins come from a genomic window of Lycium ferocissimum isolate CSIRO_LF1 chromosome 4, AGI_CSIRO_Lferr_CH_V1, whole genome shotgun sequence:
- the LOC132053506 gene encoding uncharacterized protein At4g00950-like isoform X1, with protein MATEQSNSSTPKLPLFSAPPAMTKYYSPQHSGILTPPLNTLASVPFKWEAQPGKPKPCTDLIISIFNDNQPKCLEPPPARLYYLENTKMPSPTTVLNGPYNNNKCTSLERGQLGTLVLYNKNKNKVRKSRGYWWQRFVKRKGTGGNIRKEAGGVGRGSFVFSCSSVDSTGSDESGHNPSVKMATLKRNARSHSHILASIYEGFKQVIPWKGKKSKK; from the coding sequence ATGGCTACAGAGCAAAGTAATTCTTCCACACCCAAACTTCCTCTATTTTCAGCACCACCAGCTATGACTAAATATTATTCACCTCAACATTCAGGTATACTAACACCACCACTTAACACCTTAGCTTCTGTTCCTTTCAAATGGGAAGCACAACCTGGAAAACCTAAACCTTGCACTGACCTTATTATTTCCATTTTCAATGATAATCAGCCCAAATGCTTAGAGCCACCTCCAGCAAGACTTTACTACTTGGaaaataccaaaatgccctCCCCTACAACTGTCCTTAATGGACCttacaataataataaatgTACAAGTCTTGAGAGAGGACAACTTGGTACTTTAGTTCTTTAcaataagaataagaataaaGTACGTAAATCAAGAGGATATTGGTGGCAGAGGTTTGTTAAACGTAAGGGTACTGGTGGAAATATTAGGAAGGAAGCTGGTGGTGTCGGTAGGGGTAGTTTTGTCTTTTCATGTTCATCTGTGGATTCAACAGGCAGTGATGAAAGTGGACATAATCCCAGTGTGAAAATGGCTACACTTAAAAGAAATGCCAGGTCTCACTCTCACATCTTG